One Ruegeria sp. SCSIO 43209 genomic window carries:
- the cueR gene encoding Cu(I)-responsive transcriptional regulator — protein sequence MNIGDVAERSGLPAKTIRYYEDIGFIKPRRSLNGYRHFDEKELHKLAFIGRARSLGFTIEDCRSLLALYEDKERASADVKDIAKQNLKEIDAKIADLKAMHATLSHLIDECAGDHRPDCPILKNLGQT from the coding sequence GTGAATATCGGAGATGTAGCAGAACGTTCGGGTCTGCCTGCCAAAACCATCCGTTATTACGAGGATATCGGATTCATCAAACCCAGGCGCAGTCTGAACGGGTATCGACATTTCGACGAAAAGGAACTGCACAAACTGGCCTTCATCGGGCGGGCCCGCTCATTGGGCTTTACCATTGAGGATTGCCGTTCACTACTGGCGTTGTACGAGGACAAAGAACGCGCAAGCGCGGACGTGAAGGATATCGCCAAACAGAACCTAAAAGAAATAGATGCCAAGATCGCGGACCTGAAGGCCATGCATGCTACACTGTCTCATTTAATCGATGAATGTGCCGGAGACCACCGTCCCGACTGCCCGATCCTGAAGAACCTCGGCCAAACTTAG
- a CDS encoding heavy metal translocating P-type ATPase, which yields MTEISHARFQVQGMSCASCVGRVERALKDVPGVDAASVNLASESVQVDFRDPADKAAIADALNSAGYLARTEEVTLDIQNMSCASCVGRVERALQADDGVLSASVNLATESATVRYAEGVTTPEAIAALAASAGYPASLRSATQTEPQDRKAKEIRQLARRTSFAALLALPVFILEMGSHVIPGMHHLIASTIGIQNSYYLQFLLTTIVLFGPGLQFYTKGFPSLFKGAPDMNSLVALGTSAAYGFSLVSTFAPGVLPAGTANVYYEAAAVIVVLILLGRFLEARAKGRTGEAIRKLVGLQAKTARVERDGSVVELPIEQIVVGDIVHVRPGEKIAVDGAVVTGASYVDESMITGEPVPAEKTEGATVVGGTVNGAGALTYRAEKIGADTMLAQIIQMVEQAQGAKLPIQGLVDRITLWFVPVVIAVAVMTVLVWMLFGPDPALSLALVAGVAVLIIACPCAMGLATPTSIMVGTGRAAEMGVLFRKGDALQMLQETTVVAVDKTGTLTEGRPELTDLIVAEGLAEDEVLRLVAAVEVTSEHPIATAIVRAAETRGLELSKPEDFTSITGYGVSASVEGHTILIGADRLMSREGVEMGALSDRGAELAINGKTPLYASVDGVIAAVIAVADPIKTTTPDAIEALHGLGLKVAMITGDNTATAKSIAAQLGIDHVVAEVLPEGKVSALQDLRSNGGKLAFVGDGINDAPALAAADVGIAIGTGTDIAIEAADVVLMSGDLTGVVNAFDISQRTMRNIRQNLFWAFSYNTLLIPVAAGVLYPFGGPLLSPVLAAGAMALSSVFVLTNALRLRWVKPIKVGREQISQNEEQALRSAPAE from the coding sequence ATGACTGAAATTTCACATGCAAGGTTTCAAGTTCAGGGTATGAGCTGTGCGTCCTGCGTAGGGCGGGTTGAGCGCGCGTTGAAAGATGTGCCAGGGGTAGATGCCGCTTCGGTTAATCTCGCCAGCGAAAGCGTTCAGGTCGATTTCCGCGATCCAGCCGATAAAGCGGCCATTGCTGATGCGTTAAACAGCGCCGGATATCTGGCACGGACGGAAGAGGTAACGCTGGATATTCAGAACATGTCCTGCGCATCGTGCGTGGGGCGCGTTGAACGGGCATTGCAAGCAGATGATGGCGTCTTGTCCGCGTCGGTCAATCTGGCCACCGAAAGTGCAACTGTACGTTATGCTGAGGGAGTCACAACACCCGAAGCCATCGCGGCGCTTGCGGCATCTGCTGGCTATCCGGCGAGCCTGCGATCCGCGACGCAGACCGAACCACAAGACCGCAAAGCCAAAGAGATTCGCCAATTGGCCCGGCGAACAAGCTTTGCCGCCTTGCTCGCTTTGCCGGTCTTTATCCTTGAAATGGGCTCGCATGTTATTCCGGGCATGCACCACCTGATAGCGAGCACGATCGGCATCCAGAACAGCTATTACCTGCAATTCCTTCTAACCACGATCGTTCTTTTTGGGCCAGGTTTGCAGTTCTATACTAAGGGATTCCCTTCCTTGTTCAAAGGCGCGCCGGACATGAATTCTCTGGTGGCTCTGGGCACTTCGGCGGCTTATGGGTTCTCGCTTGTTTCCACCTTTGCGCCGGGTGTTCTTCCCGCCGGAACCGCAAACGTCTACTACGAGGCCGCAGCGGTGATCGTGGTTCTCATATTGCTGGGGAGGTTCCTCGAGGCGCGCGCCAAGGGGCGAACTGGTGAAGCGATCCGAAAACTGGTCGGTCTGCAGGCAAAAACAGCGCGCGTTGAGCGCGACGGATCGGTTGTCGAGCTACCGATCGAGCAGATCGTTGTAGGGGATATTGTGCACGTTCGACCGGGCGAAAAAATCGCGGTGGATGGTGCCGTAGTGACCGGCGCGTCATATGTCGATGAAAGCATGATCACCGGCGAGCCGGTTCCTGCCGAAAAGACCGAGGGCGCAACTGTGGTCGGCGGAACAGTTAATGGCGCGGGCGCATTGACGTACCGGGCTGAAAAGATCGGCGCAGACACTATGTTGGCCCAGATCATTCAAATGGTCGAACAAGCACAGGGTGCCAAGCTTCCGATTCAAGGCTTGGTTGACCGCATCACGCTGTGGTTCGTGCCGGTAGTGATCGCTGTGGCCGTAATGACTGTGCTGGTTTGGATGTTGTTCGGACCCGATCCTGCGCTCAGCTTGGCGTTGGTAGCCGGGGTTGCGGTACTGATCATTGCTTGCCCCTGCGCCATGGGGTTGGCCACACCCACCTCAATCATGGTCGGCACCGGCCGCGCGGCCGAGATGGGTGTCCTGTTTCGAAAGGGCGACGCCTTGCAAATGCTGCAGGAAACCACCGTTGTTGCGGTGGACAAGACGGGGACCTTGACCGAAGGGCGTCCGGAGCTGACCGACCTGATTGTGGCCGAAGGATTGGCCGAGGATGAGGTTCTGCGCCTTGTTGCTGCCGTTGAGGTCACATCCGAACATCCGATCGCCACGGCCATCGTGCGCGCGGCTGAAACCCGTGGTCTGGAGCTTTCGAAGCCAGAAGACTTCACGTCGATCACCGGTTACGGGGTAAGCGCCTCAGTCGAAGGCCATACAATCCTGATCGGGGCCGACCGCCTGATGAGTCGCGAAGGGGTTGAAATGGGCGCGTTGTCTGATCGGGGCGCTGAACTCGCAATCAACGGAAAGACTCCACTTTATGCCTCCGTAGACGGAGTTATCGCAGCCGTCATCGCCGTGGCGGACCCAATCAAGACCACCACGCCAGACGCAATTGAAGCTTTGCACGGACTGGGGCTGAAAGTAGCGATGATTACCGGCGACAATACCGCTACAGCCAAATCCATCGCGGCGCAGCTTGGCATCGATCATGTCGTGGCCGAGGTTCTGCCAGAGGGTAAAGTATCCGCGTTGCAAGATCTGCGCTCAAATGGCGGAAAACTGGCCTTTGTGGGTGATGGCATCAATGATGCCCCCGCTCTGGCGGCGGCTGACGTAGGAATTGCGATCGGGACAGGCACTGACATCGCCATCGAGGCGGCTGACGTCGTTCTGATGTCAGGCGACCTGACAGGCGTGGTCAACGCCTTCGATATTAGTCAGCGCACCATGCGTAACATCCGCCAAAACCTGTTCTGGGCTTTCAGCTACAACACGCTGCTCATACCGGTTGCAGCGGGGGTGCTCTATCCGTTTGGCGGCCCGTTGCTGTCGCCGGTTTTGGCTGCAGGTGCCATGGCGCTGTCCAGTGTATTTGTCCTGACCAACGCGCTGCGGTTGCGCTGGGTTAAGCCGATCAAAGTTGGGCGAGAACAGATCTCGCAGAATGAAGAGCAGGCGCTGCGATCAGCGCCTGCTGAATAG
- a CDS encoding heavy-metal-associated domain-containing protein: MTTLNIPDMSCGHCKSAIEKAVATVDSSAQLDFDMENRRVRVLSTNSLDHILAALKSEGYEATIA, encoded by the coding sequence ATGACGACCCTAAATATCCCGGATATGAGCTGCGGGCACTGCAAGTCAGCTATCGAAAAAGCCGTTGCCACGGTGGATTCCTCCGCACAGTTGGACTTTGACATGGAAAACCGCAGGGTACGTGTCTTAAGCACCAATTCACTTGATCATATCCTTGCAGCGCTGAAGTCCGAGGGATACGAAGCCACGATCGCATGA